In the Phaseolus vulgaris cultivar G19833 chromosome 7, P. vulgaris v2.0, whole genome shotgun sequence genome, one interval contains:
- the LOC137830637 gene encoding protein PHOTOPERIOD-INDEPENDENT EARLY FLOWERING 1 isoform X1 has protein sequence MASKGPRSKIDHESRAKRQKALEAPREPRRPKTHWDHVLEEMVWLSKDFESERKWKLAQAKKVALRASKGMIDQATRGEKKMKEEEHRLRKVALNISKDVKKFWTKIEKLVLYKHQMELDEKKKKALDKQLEFLLGQTERYSTMLAENLVDTHKSGENNSAEHHMSIQHKDVHGDVINEPKEADVVEYQSDAADNDDEYDVQSDDESEDDERTIEQDEAFITKEERQEELEALHNEMDLPIEELLKRYAGEKGESVMKESSPEHSEDVEKIVRTTGDGKKGLASENGDDHLSVSKIDPNNSSMVSGRRCDESNGDVATPTNNLSQCEDGQSENLKGVPSETANEDFAYDFTDEEEDGDFLLGTEEKDDETTLSEEEKLERVDAIDPNDEIALLQKESDMPVEELLARYKRDLSDNKDGGYESDYASALSEDHSDSPVHEDAGQKDSSIPMDEDIKSGEHLATIQSQADEHWESPHENLDQRESEHIIADAAAAARSAQPTGNTFSTTNVRTKFPFLLKYSLREYQHIGLDWLVTMYEKRLNGILADEMGLGKTIMTISLLAHLACEKGIWGPHLIVVPTSVMLNWETEFLKWCPAFKILTYFGSAKERKLKRQGWLKPNSFHVCITTYRLVIQDSKVFKRKKWKYLILDEAHLIKNWKSQRWQTLLNFNSKRRILLTGTPLQNDLMELWSLMHFLMPHVFQSHQEFKDWFSNPISGMVEGEEKINKEVVDRLHNVLRPFLLRRLKRDVEKQLPMKHEHVIYCRLSKRQRNLYEDFIASSETQATLASANFFGMISIIMQLRKVCNHPDLFEGRPIVSSFDICGIDIQLSSSVCTMLLPSPFSVVDLRGLGLLFTDLDYSMAAWESDEVQAIETPATSIMERTDIDELEVIRPLKYQNKLQGTNIFEDIQKKIWEERLNQAKERAAAIAWWNSLRCKKRPMYSTTLRDLVTLRHPVYDIHQVKANPASYMYSTKLADIVLSPIERFQKITDVVESFMFAIPAARAPSPVCWCSTSETNVFLQPSYKQQCSEVLLPLLSPIRLAIVRRQVYFPDRRLIQFDCGKLQELANLLRKLKSEGHRALIFTQMTKMLDILEAFINLYGYTYMRLDGSTQPEERQTLMQRFNTNPKYFLFILSTRSGGVGINLVGADTVIFYDSDWNPAMDQQAQDRCHRIGQTREVHIYRLISDSTIEENILKKANQKRALDNLVIQSGAYNTEFFKKLDPMEIFSGHRTLSIKNMPKEKNQNNGEVSVTNADVEAALKCVEDEADYMALKKVELEEAVDNQEFTEEAIGRLEEDEYVNEDDETAELGDSVSNLNKENALLLNGSDHKEDRPPNSVAVKEDDADVLADVKQIAAAAAAAGQAISAFENELRPIDRYAIRFLELWDPIIDKTALESEVRIEDTEWELDRIEKYKEEMEAEIDEDEEPLVYESWDADFATMAYRQQVEALAQHQLMEELEYEARLKEAEEEACDSKKTTPGDLKPKPKKKPKKAKFKSLKKGSLTSGLKPVKEESQAEPMNIDDEDVTALDFVSPNSTMQKKRKSKVRTDGEEKRLKKSKKFKRDHHDIYASDLESNALVVQYEHSESKTCDSLVDLEQKTAGRGKMGGKISITPMPVKRIWTIKPEKMRKGNHWSKDCIPSADFWLAQEDAILCAVVHEYGPNWSLVSDILNSMTAGGSYRGRYRHPVHCCERFRELFQKNVLLMDNANNEKIITPGSGKALLKVTEDNIRMLLDVASEQVNRELLLQKHFFALLSSAWKVASHVDRRQNPSPTCNGLYFDQSHFTSICQPSQNSLKKSSERMPFANLAQSKKLVAAALDDTTSGQVNDRVILSNQGDGMPMSADQLDITLEFPKEESDVLALFPSVINLSIHGTEPAASLSKQTGEDDFKVGLFIAENRFREATRICEEDISGWASSAFPTSDARSRPGSRIQSSGKQKSSISDSAKPSRSKSKRASIDPSEMPHHQADSIFQSVPSLKDLRFDLASFTTDEVGLNAVDRCFPFDLNGESSWEMEGVGMIPHDYVTGLISDLDDLYFIS, from the exons ATGGCCTCCAAAGGTCCCAGGTCTAAGATTGATCACGAGAGCAGAGCCAAAAGGCAAAAG GCTCTTGAAGCTCCTAGGGAGCCTCGGCGACCCAAAACTCACTGGGACCATGTCTTAGAAGAAATGGTGTGGTTATCAAAG GATTTTGAATCAGAGAGGAAATGGAAATTAGCTCAGGCAAAGAAAGTAGCTCTCAGAGCCAGCAAAGGCATGATAGATCAGGCTACAAGAGGTGAAAAGAAGATGAAG GAAGAAGAACATCGGCTAAGAAAGGTTGCACTAAATATTTCTAAGGATGTTAAGAAATTCTGGACAAAAATAGAAAAGctg GTTCTTTACAAACATCAAATGGAACTcgatgagaagaagaaaaaggctCTTGACAAACAGCTTGAGTTTTTATTAGGGCAAACCGAGAG GTACTCAACAATGCTGGCAGAAAATCTTGTGGATACTCATAAATCAGGAGAGAATAATTCTGCAGAGCATCACATGAGTATTCAACACAAGGATGTACATGGAGATGTTATTAATGAACCTAAGGAAGCTGATGTTG TGGAGTATCAATCAGATGCCGCTGACAATGATGATGAATATGATGTACAATCTGATGATGAATCG GAGGACGATGAGCGAACAATTGAGCAAGATGAGGCTTTTATTACTAAAGAAGAGAGACAAGAGGAATTGGAAGCTTTGCATAATGAAATGGATCTTCCAATTGAGGAGTTACTCAAACGTTATGCAGGGGAGAAAG GTGAATCTGTGATGAAAGAAAGTAGTCCAGAGCATAGTGAAGATGTTGAGAAAATAGTTAGAACAACTGGTGATGGTAAGAAAGGATTAGCATCAG AAAATGGTGATGATCATTTATCTGTTAGCAAAATTGATCCAAACAACTCCAGCATGGTCTCTGGTCGACGTTGT gATGAAAGTAATGGTGATGTTGCTACACCGACAAACAATCTATCTCAATGTGAGGATGGTCAATCTGAAAATCTAAAAGGGGTTCCCAGTGAGACAGCCAATGAAGATTTTGCATATGATTTTACTGATGAAGAG GAAGATGGTGACTTTTTGCTTGGCACAGAAGAAAAG GATGATGAAACAACCTTATCGGAGGAGGAAAAACTGGAAAGAGTTGATGCAATAGATCCCAATGATGAG ATTGCATTATTACAAAAAGAGAGTGACATGCCTGTTGAGGAATTGCTTGCAAGGTATAAAAGG GACCTGAGTGACAACAAAGATGGGGGATATGAATCTGACTATGCTTCTGCTTTATCCGAAGACCATTCAGATTCTCCTGTTCATGAAGATGCTGGGCAAAAGGATTCTTCCATTCCTATGGATGAAGATATCAAGTCTGGTGAGCACCTGGCTACCATACAGTCCCAGGCAGATGAACATTGGGAATCACCTCATGAAAATTTGGATCAGAGAGAAAGCGAGCATATAATTGCTGATGCAGCTGCTGCTGCAAGATCAGCACAACCTACTGGAAACACTTTCTCCACAACTAATGTGCGTACAAAGTTCCCTTTTCTACTCAAGTACTCTCTTCGCGAGTATCAACATATTGGATTGGATTGGCTTGTCACGATGTATGAAAAAAGACTGAATGGAATTTTGGCGGATGAAATGGGTCTAGGTAAAACAATTATGACTATATCTTTGCTTGCACATCTTGCTTGTGAAAAAGGGATTTGGGGTCCACATTTAATTGTGGTACCAACTAGTGTAATGCTTAACTGGGAGACCGAATTTCTGAAATGGTGTCCTGCCTTTAAAATTTTGACTTATTTTGGAAGTGCGAAGGAGCGAAAACTTAAAAGGCAAGGATGGTTAAAACCAAACTCATTTCATGTATGCATAACAACTTATAGATTAGTTATTCAGGACTCCAAAGTTTTCAAGCGCAAAAAGTGGAAATACTTGATCTTAGATGAAGCTCATCTCATTAAAAACTGGAAATCACAAAGGTGGCAGACACTCTTGAATTTCAATTCAAAACGGAGGATTCTCTTGACTGGTACGCCACTACAAAATGATCTCATGGAACTGTGGTCTCTCATGCATTTCTTAATGCCCCATGTTTTCCAGTCGCATCAAGAGTTTAAGGATTGGTTTAGTAATCCTATATCAGGGATGGTAGAGggagaagaaaaaattaataaggAGGTTGTTGACCGCCTGCACAATGTCCTTCGTCCCTTTTTACTCCGTCGACTAAAGAGAGATGTGGAAAAGCAACTTCCAATGAAGCATGAACATGTCATATATTGTAGATTATCAAAGAGGCAGCGGAATTTGTATGAGGATTTCATTGCTAGCTCAGAGACTCAAGCAACTCTTGCAAGTGCCAATTTTTTTGGGATGATTAGTATTATCATGCAACTTCGTAAAGTTTGCAATCATCCTGACCTATTTGAGGGTCGTCCGATTGTCAGTTCTTTTGATATTTGTGGTATTGATATTCAATTAAGTTCTTCTGTTTGCACTATGCTTTTGCCTAGCCCCTTTTCAGTGGTGGACCTTAGAGGATTGGGTCTTTTATTCACTGATCTTGACTATAGCATGGCTGCTTGGGAAAGTGATGAAGTACAAGCTATTGAGACCCCTGCAACCTCAATCATGGAACGTACTGATATAGATGAGCTAGAAGTAATTAGGCCACTGAAATATCAAAACAAGTTGCAAGGAACAAACATTTTTGAAGACATCCAAAAGAAAATCTGGGAAGAGAGGCTAAACCAAGCAAAGGAACGTGCAGCAGCTATTGCATGGTGGAACTCCTTGAGATGTAAAAAAAGACCTATGTATTCAACAACTCTGAGGGATCTTGTTACCTTAAGACATCCTGTATATGATATTCATCAGGTGAAAGCAAACCCTGCTTCGTACATGTACTCAACAAAGCTAGCTGACATTGTTCTCTCCCCCATTGAACGATTTCAAAAGATAACTGACGTGGTTGAAAGCTTCATGTTTGCAATTCCAGCTGCACGGGCACCCTCTCCTGTTTGTTGGTGCAGTACAAGTGAGACAAATGTGTTTCTGCAGCCATCTTACAAGCAGCAATGCTCTGAAGTTTTGTTACCGCTACTGTCACCAATCCGACTTGCAATTGTTCGCCGACAAGTGTATTTCCCTGATAGGCGTCTTATACAATTTGACTGTGGGAAACTGCAGGAACTGGCAAATTTGTTGAGAAAATTAAAATCTGAAGGTCACCGAGCTTTGATATTCACCCAGATGACAAAGATGCTTGACATATTAGAGGCATTCATTAATTTGTATGGCTATACATACATGCGCTTAGATGGATCAACCCAACCGGAGGAGAGACAGACCTTAATGCAGCGCTTTAACACAAACCccaaatattttcttttcatcttgTCAACCCGTAGTGGGGGTGTTGGTATCAATCTAGTTGGAGCTGACAcagttattttttatgatagtGACTGGAATCCTGCTATGGATCAACAGGCACAAGATCGATGCCACAGAATTGGTCAGACACGGGAAGTTCATATTTATAGATTGATTAGTGACAGCACCATTGAGGAGAATATTTTGAAGAAAGCAAATCAGAAGCGTGCACTTGATAATTTAGTTATACAAAGTGGGGCTTATAATACTGAGTTCTTCAAGAAGCTCGATCCTATGGAAATATTTTCAGGTCATAGAAcactttcaataaaaaatatgccGAAGGAGAAAAACCAGAACAATGGGGAAGTTTCTGTAACGAATGCAGATGTAGAGGCTGCATTGAAATGTGTTGAAGATGAGGCAGATTACATGGCTTTGAAGAAAGTTGAACTGGAAGAAGCTGTGGACAACCAGGAGTTTACCGAAGAAGCCATTGGGAGACTTGAAGAGGATGAATATgtaaatgaagatgatgaaACTGCAGAATTAGGTGATTCTGTTTCGAACTTAAATAAAGAGAATGCATTACTGTTAAATGGAAGTGATCATAAGGAAGATAGACCACCAAACTCTGTTGCTGTCAAAGAAGATGATGCTGATGTTCTGGCTGATGTCAAACAGATAGCTGCAGCTGCTGCTGCAGCTGGACAAGCTATCTCAGCATTTGAAAATGAGCTACGCCCTATTGATCGATATGCCATTCGCTTTCTGGAACTGTGGGATCCAATTATAGATAAAACAGCCTTGGAATCTGAAGTCAGAATTGAGGACACAGAATGGGAGTTGGATCGTATCGAAAAGTACAAGGAAGAGATGGAGGCTGAAATCGATGAAGATGAGGAACCTCTTGTTTATGAAA GCTGGGATGCTGATTTTGCAACAATGGCCTACCGGCAGCAAGTAGAGGCCTTGGCTCAACATCAG TTGATGGAGGAACTCGAATATGAAGCTAGACTGAAAGAAGCCGAGGAAGAAGCTTGTGATTCTAAAAA GACAACACCAGGGGATTTGAAGCCCAAACCTAAAAAGAAACCTAAGAAGGCAAAGTTCAAATCTCTAAAGAAAGGATCTTTAACATCTGGCTTGAAACCTGTGAAAGAAGAGTCACAAGCAGAGCCAATGAACATAGATGATGAGGATGTCACTGCTCTGGATTTTGTGTCTCCAAATTCAACCATGCAGAAAAAACGTAAGTCTAAAGTAAGAACTGACGGTGAAGAAAAGAGACTTAAGAAGTCCAAAAAGTTCAAGAGGGATCATCATGACATTTATGCGTCCGATTTAGAATCCAACGCTTTAGTTGTCCAATATGAACATTCAGAATCAAAGACTTGTGATAGTCTGGTTGATTTGGAACAGAAAACAGCAGGCAGGGGTAAGATGGGAGGAAAAATATCCATCACTCCGATGCCTGTAAAACGGATCTGGACGATAAAGCCAGAAAAAATGAGAAAGGGAAATCATTGGTCCAAAGATTGTATTCCATCAGCTGATTTTTGGCTGGCTCAGGAGGATGCAATACTATGTGCTGTTGTTCATGAATATGGCCCTAACTGGAGTTTGGTTAGTGATATTCTTAATAGCATGACTGCTGGTGGGTCATACAGGGGGAGATATCGACATCCTGTCCATTGCTGTGAGCGGTTTAGAGAACTATTCCAGAAGAATGTCTTGTTGATGGACAATGCAAATAATGAGAAGATCATCACTCCTGGTTCTGGAAAGGCTCTTCTTAAAGTTACAGAG GATAACATACGGATGCTGTTAGATGTTGCTTCTGAGCAGGTAAATAGGGAGTTGCTGCTGCAGAAGCATTTTTTTGCATTGCTTTCATCTGCCTGGAAGGTGGCATCACATGTTGACCGCAGGCAAAATCCATCACCCACCTGTAATGGTCTCTATTTCGATCAGAGTCATTTTACTTCCATATGCCAGCCTTCGCAAAATTCCTTGAAGAAATCCTCTGAAAGGATGCCATTTGCAAATTTGGCCCAGAGTAAGAAGTTAGTAGCAGCTGCACTTGATGATACCACATCTGGGCAAGTGAATGACAGAGTCATCCTCTCTAACCAAGGAGACGGCATGCCAATGAGTGCAGATCAGCTGGATATAACTCTGGAATTCCCAAAAGAGGAGAGTGATGTCTTAGCTTTGTTTCCTTCTGTTATAAATTTATCGATACATGGGACTGAACCAGCAGCATCTTTAAGTAAGCAAACAGGAGAAGATGACTTTAAAGTTGGTCTGTTCATTGCTGAGAATCGTTTCAG GGAGGCAACAAGAATTTGTGAAGAAGACATCTCTGGATGGGCATCATCTGCGTTCCCAACCAGCGATGCAAGATCTCGACCTGGATCCAGGATACAATCATCTGGAAAGCAGAAGTCTTCCATATCTGACTCTGCTAAGCCTTCTAGGTCGAAGTCCAAAAGAGCTTCAATTGATCCTAGCGAAATGCCTCACCATCAGGCTGACTCAATATTCCAGTCAGTGCCATCACTTAAGGATCTGAGATTTGATCTTGCATCGTTCACTACAGATGAAGTTGGACTTAATGCTGTGGATAGATGTTTCCCTTTTGACTTGAATGGGGAAAGTTCATGGGAAATGGAGGGTGTTGGAATGATCCCACATGATTATGTTACTGGTTTAATCTCAGACCTTGATGATTTGTACTTCATTTCCTGA